The proteins below are encoded in one region of Amycolatopsis acidiphila:
- a CDS encoding CoA transferase, translating into MDGEWRLPLCGSRLVVPGSAAAAWHAARMLRWLGADVESVASNVESEADWAASGAMALTGRRDGPPLLPPGQAASAVRGALLAIGLLAGRAVRLPGAGVLSERAAVAGLRRNAPFSAGCAFQVLPAADGWFGVNLARESDTELLPAWLEESDPVLERAVAGRTVAELAQRARLLGLPAAGLSKGDDEQLAARGQAGEVRPFVLTGRGRPGTRPVPRPLVVDLSSLWAGPLCGHLLTLSGARVVKVESVRRPDGARRGPRAFYDLLHAGQEAVALDFTTPHGRAVLAGLIEAADVVIEGSRPRALRQLGIDAEEVLARARDKVWVSITAYGRTGPWSNAVGFGDDTALAAGLLTFDPATGTPAPCADAIADPVTGVNAALVALACVRAGGTWLADLALREQVAATLVGPDEAGELPAPAAPAARRPAGVAPELGADTVRVLDELGLS; encoded by the coding sequence GTGGATGGTGAGTGGCGGCTGCCGTTGTGCGGGTCGCGGTTGGTGGTGCCCGGCTCGGCGGCGGCGGCATGGCATGCCGCACGGATGTTGCGGTGGCTGGGTGCCGACGTGGAGTCGGTGGCGTCCAACGTGGAGTCGGAGGCGGACTGGGCGGCCTCGGGCGCGATGGCGTTGACCGGGCGGCGGGACGGGCCGCCGCTGCTGCCGCCGGGGCAGGCGGCCAGCGCGGTGCGTGGCGCGCTGCTGGCGATCGGGCTGTTGGCCGGACGTGCGGTGCGCCTGCCCGGCGCGGGGGTGTTGTCGGAGCGGGCCGCCGTCGCGGGGTTGCGGCGGAACGCGCCGTTCTCGGCCGGCTGTGCGTTCCAGGTGCTGCCCGCCGCCGACGGGTGGTTCGGCGTGAACCTGGCACGCGAGTCGGACACGGAGCTGCTGCCGGCCTGGCTCGAGGAGTCGGACCCGGTGCTCGAGCGGGCCGTCGCGGGCCGGACGGTGGCCGAGTTGGCGCAGCGCGCCCGGTTGCTGGGGCTGCCGGCCGCCGGTCTGTCCAAAGGGGACGACGAGCAGCTGGCCGCCCGGGGGCAGGCGGGCGAGGTGCGCCCGTTCGTGCTGACCGGCCGTGGCCGCCCCGGGACGCGACCAGTGCCGCGACCGTTGGTGGTCGACCTGTCGTCGTTGTGGGCGGGGCCGTTGTGCGGGCATCTGCTGACCCTGTCGGGCGCGCGGGTGGTGAAGGTGGAGAGCGTGCGCCGGCCCGACGGGGCGCGGCGCGGGCCGCGCGCGTTCTACGACCTCCTGCACGCCGGTCAGGAAGCGGTGGCACTGGATTTCACCACCCCCCACGGCCGCGCCGTGCTCGCCGGCCTGATCGAGGCCGCCGACGTGGTGATCGAAGGCTCCCGGCCGAGGGCGTTGCGGCAACTCGGCATCGACGCCGAGGAGGTGCTCGCCCGTGCCCGGGACAAGGTCTGGGTCAGCATCACCGCCTACGGGCGCACCGGTCCGTGGTCGAACGCGGTCGGCTTCGGCGACGACACCGCGCTGGCCGCAGGCCTTCTCACGTTCGACCCGGCGACCGGGACGCCGGCACCGTGCGCGGACGCCATCGCCGACCCGGTGACCGGGGTCAATGCCGCGCTGGTGGCGCTTGCCTGCGTGCGGGCGGGCGGCACCTGGCTGGCCGACCTCGCGTTGCGGGAGCAGGTGGCGGCGACGCTGGTCGGTCCGGACGAGGCCGGCGAGCTCCCCGCCCCGGCCGCCCCGGCAGCGCGGCGCCCCGCCGGGGTCGCGCCGGAGCTGGGCGCCGATACGGTCCGCGTGCTGGACGAACTGGGGTTGTCATGA
- a CDS encoding phosphotransferase family protein, whose protein sequence is MAGLTESLRERATAAAQDWAPGSTVTSVSPLTGGTSSLTFVAEFAGAPAERVVLKVAPPGLAPVRNRDVLRQGRLMAALHGRPGVRVPPVLFSDHGEPPEVPPFAAMGLVLGECVEPALSEERDPARFPQVRSRGLDAAGVLAAIHALDPAAVGLGDEPVMTLGAEIDRWTRAFSTVPADLQHDYERYGRLLHETMPEPLPPVVNHGDYRLGNTLCTNGRVEAVIDWEIWSVGDPRIDLTWFTFFTDEAHHPGAPSAEPSGMPTAAELLASYGRELPDMRWFDALTRYKEAGATALLVKRGRKNGDLTGSMARMVPALPVLLEEAASLVS, encoded by the coding sequence ATGGCCGGGCTGACCGAGTCGCTGCGGGAGCGGGCCACCGCCGCCGCCCAGGACTGGGCGCCAGGGTCGACGGTGACCTCGGTGTCCCCGCTGACCGGGGGCACGTCGAGCCTGACGTTCGTGGCCGAGTTCGCCGGCGCGCCGGCGGAACGGGTGGTGCTCAAGGTCGCGCCGCCCGGGCTCGCGCCGGTGCGCAACCGGGATGTGCTGCGCCAGGGGCGGTTGATGGCGGCACTGCACGGCCGGCCGGGGGTGCGGGTGCCCCCGGTGCTGTTCTCCGATCACGGTGAGCCGCCCGAGGTCCCGCCGTTCGCCGCGATGGGCCTGGTGCTGGGGGAGTGCGTCGAACCGGCGCTGAGCGAGGAACGCGACCCGGCGCGGTTTCCCCAGGTGCGTTCCCGCGGTCTGGACGCGGCCGGGGTGCTCGCGGCGATCCACGCCCTCGACCCCGCCGCCGTCGGTCTCGGTGATGAGCCGGTGATGACACTGGGCGCGGAGATCGACCGGTGGACTCGCGCGTTCAGCACCGTCCCGGCGGATCTGCAGCACGACTACGAGCGCTACGGCCGCCTGCTGCACGAGACGATGCCGGAACCGCTTCCGCCGGTGGTCAACCACGGCGACTACCGCCTCGGCAACACGCTGTGCACGAACGGGCGGGTGGAGGCCGTGATCGACTGGGAGATCTGGTCGGTCGGGGACCCCCGCATCGACCTGACGTGGTTCACCTTCTTCACCGACGAGGCCCACCATCCGGGCGCGCCGTCGGCCGAGCCGAGCGGGATGCCGACCGCGGCCGAACTGCTCGCCAGCTACGGCAGAGAACTGCCGGACATGCGCTGGTTCGACGCCCTCACCCGGTACAAGGAGGCCGGGGCGACGGCGCTGCTGGTCAAACGGGGCCGCAAGAACGGCGACCTGACCGGCTCCATGGCGCGCATGGTCCCCGCTCTTCCCGTCCTGCTCGAAGAAGCCGCGTCCCTGGTGTCCTGA
- a CDS encoding SDR family NAD(P)-dependent oxidoreductase yields the protein MSAALFDLSGKIALVTGGSRGLGREMVLAFARAGADVVITSRKLEGCREVAREVEALGRKALPVACHVGHWDELDALVDAAYAAFGKVDILVNNAGMSPLAPSSAQTSEELFDKVVGVNFKGPFRLGAVIGERMAAGDGGSIINVSSTGALMPQPRFGPYAGAKAALNALTQVLALEYGPKVRVNTLSAGPFLTDISRSWPEEHRRRTRSALGRPGNPEEVVTSALYLASPASSYTTGALLRVDGGLF from the coding sequence ATGAGCGCCGCCTTGTTCGACCTGTCCGGCAAGATCGCCCTCGTCACCGGCGGGAGCCGCGGACTGGGCCGGGAGATGGTGCTCGCCTTCGCCCGTGCCGGCGCCGATGTCGTGATCACCAGCCGCAAGCTCGAGGGGTGCCGGGAGGTGGCCCGCGAAGTCGAGGCGCTGGGCCGGAAAGCGCTTCCGGTCGCCTGTCACGTCGGGCACTGGGACGAGCTCGACGCGCTGGTCGACGCCGCGTATGCCGCCTTCGGGAAGGTGGACATCCTGGTGAACAACGCCGGGATGTCGCCGCTCGCACCGTCTTCGGCGCAGACGTCGGAGGAGCTGTTCGACAAGGTCGTCGGCGTCAACTTCAAGGGACCGTTCCGCCTCGGCGCGGTCATCGGGGAGCGGATGGCGGCCGGGGACGGCGGGTCGATCATCAACGTGTCCTCCACCGGCGCGCTGATGCCGCAGCCGCGGTTCGGTCCCTATGCCGGGGCGAAGGCCGCGCTCAACGCGCTCACCCAGGTGCTGGCGCTGGAGTACGGGCCGAAGGTACGGGTCAACACGTTGTCGGCCGGGCCGTTCCTGACCGACATCTCCCGGTCCTGGCCGGAGGAGCACCGGAGGAGGACGCGCAGCGCGCTCGGGCGGCCGGGCAATCCGGAAGAGGTCGTGACGAGCGCGCTGTACCTGGCCAGCCCGGCATCGAGCTACACCACCGGCGCGCTGTTGCGTGTGGACGGAGGCTTGTTCTGA
- a CDS encoding acyl-CoA dehydrogenase family protein, with amino-acid sequence MWEFSTEPEFQAKLDWMTRFVVEEVEPLDLLFPAGGDPYDKGNAASRAILKPLQDKVKAQGLWACHLGPELGGPGYGQLKLALMNEILGRSYWAPTVFGTAAPDTGNAEILAMFGTAEQRARYLEPLLDGDIVSAFSMTEPQAGADPKEFVCRAWHDGDSWVIDGEKWFTSNARFAEFLIVMAVTDPDAAPHQRMSMFIVPADTPGIEIQRNVATMAERDDLDEGIHGYIRYREVRVPADAILGGPGQGFAVAQARLGGGRVHHAMRTVGQCRRAFDMMCERALSRRTQGQRLADKQAVQTFIADSWIELQQYRLLVLNTAWVIDTQPHGAARTQIAMCKVAMAKVYHDIVQRALHLHGSLGTTHETPLAGMWMSVPALALADGPTEVHRTTIAKQLLKQYSPAEGLFPSEHIPPKLAAAQERYAHVLKEFA; translated from the coding sequence ATGTGGGAGTTCAGCACCGAACCGGAGTTCCAGGCGAAGCTGGATTGGATGACGCGCTTCGTCGTCGAGGAGGTGGAGCCGCTCGACCTGTTGTTCCCGGCGGGCGGTGATCCCTACGACAAGGGCAACGCGGCGTCCCGGGCGATCCTGAAACCGTTGCAGGACAAGGTCAAGGCGCAGGGCCTGTGGGCCTGCCACCTCGGCCCGGAGCTCGGCGGCCCTGGCTACGGGCAGCTCAAGCTGGCGCTGATGAACGAGATCCTCGGCCGGTCGTACTGGGCGCCGACGGTGTTCGGCACCGCCGCGCCGGACACCGGCAACGCCGAGATCCTCGCCATGTTCGGCACCGCGGAGCAGCGGGCGCGCTACCTCGAGCCGTTGTTGGACGGCGACATCGTCTCCGCGTTCTCGATGACCGAGCCGCAGGCCGGGGCGGATCCGAAGGAGTTCGTCTGCCGGGCCTGGCACGACGGGGACAGCTGGGTCATCGACGGTGAGAAGTGGTTCACGTCCAACGCCCGCTTCGCCGAGTTCCTGATCGTCATGGCCGTCACCGACCCCGACGCCGCACCGCATCAGCGGATGTCGATGTTCATCGTGCCCGCGGACACGCCCGGCATCGAGATCCAGCGCAACGTCGCCACCATGGCCGAGCGGGACGACCTCGATGAGGGTATTCACGGCTACATCCGCTACCGCGAGGTGCGGGTGCCCGCCGACGCGATCCTCGGCGGCCCCGGTCAGGGCTTCGCGGTGGCGCAGGCGCGCCTCGGCGGTGGCCGGGTGCACCACGCGATGCGCACCGTCGGTCAATGCCGCCGTGCGTTCGACATGATGTGCGAGCGGGCGCTGTCCCGGCGCACCCAGGGGCAGCGGCTGGCCGACAAGCAGGCCGTGCAGACGTTCATCGCCGACTCGTGGATCGAGCTGCAGCAGTACCGGCTGCTGGTGCTCAACACGGCGTGGGTGATCGACACGCAGCCGCACGGCGCGGCGCGGACCCAGATCGCGATGTGCAAGGTCGCGATGGCGAAGGTCTACCACGACATCGTGCAGCGCGCCCTGCACCTGCACGGGTCGCTGGGCACCACGCACGAGACGCCGCTGGCCGGGATGTGGATGAGCGTGCCCGCCCTCGCGCTGGCCGACGGGCCGACCGAGGTGCACCGGACGACGATCGCCAAGCAGCTGCTCAAGCAGTACAGCCCGGCCGAGGGCCTGTTCCCGAGCGAGCACATTCCGCCGAAGCTGGCCGCCGCCCAGGAGCGCTACGCCCACGTCCTGAAGGAGTTCGCATGA
- a CDS encoding MarR family winged helix-turn-helix transcriptional regulator — protein MIASGHPLPRLVDEVLRTQGRLLAATGDFGAEEGLTGAQLLVLTAVVNAERAPTVPQIGRSLGHTRQSVQRLADALLARGFLAAKDNPDHKRAPLLVPTEAGRAAHRRAHERSRPWAARVSAGIDPAELARAAETLRLLRTRLEADAAEQRRSS, from the coding sequence ATGATTGCTTCCGGGCATCCACTGCCGCGGCTGGTGGACGAGGTGCTGCGTACCCAGGGGCGCCTGCTCGCCGCGACCGGCGACTTCGGTGCGGAGGAAGGTCTCACGGGTGCGCAGCTGCTCGTGCTCACCGCCGTGGTGAACGCCGAGCGGGCGCCCACCGTGCCCCAGATCGGACGCAGCCTCGGCCACACCAGGCAGAGCGTGCAGCGCCTGGCCGATGCGTTGCTGGCCCGTGGTTTCCTTGCCGCGAAGGACAATCCGGACCACAAGCGGGCGCCGCTGCTGGTGCCCACCGAGGCCGGGCGCGCCGCGCACCGGCGCGCGCACGAGCGCAGCCGGCCGTGGGCCGCGCGGGTCTCCGCGGGGATCGACCCGGCTGAGCTCGCGCGCGCGGCCGAGACGCTGCGGCTGCTGCGGACCCGGTTGGAGGCCGACGCGGCGGAACAACGACGTTCGAGTTGA
- a CDS encoding acyl-CoA thioesterase, protein MTAQDFATRPSIDLQELLELEVIERDLFRANAVFDDPYPLYGGQVAAQALLAAGATAPEGRLPHSLHGYYLRGGDASHPTVFRVDRDRDGRSYSARRVVAIQRGEVIFSMSTSFQVVEEGPDHQVEPMPAAGDPGALPSFLLPRLTSMEGRLPAQPAEGIEWPTRFWARCTLSLPDDPLLHAATLTYLSDISTGLAPLHDETHQSGATLDHAVWFHRPVRVDDWVLLDLVPHNVAGGRGWYTGSIHARGGVLGASLAQETLYRRR, encoded by the coding sequence ATGACAGCGCAGGACTTCGCCACCCGGCCCTCGATCGACCTGCAGGAGCTGCTGGAGCTGGAGGTGATCGAGCGAGACCTGTTCCGCGCCAACGCGGTGTTCGACGACCCGTACCCGCTCTACGGTGGCCAGGTCGCCGCCCAGGCGCTGCTGGCCGCGGGCGCGACCGCGCCCGAAGGCCGGCTGCCGCATTCGCTGCACGGCTACTACCTGCGTGGCGGGGACGCGTCCCACCCCACGGTGTTCCGCGTGGACCGCGACCGCGACGGCCGGTCGTACTCGGCCCGCCGGGTGGTCGCGATCCAGCGTGGCGAGGTCATCTTCTCGATGTCCACGTCGTTCCAGGTCGTGGAGGAGGGGCCGGACCACCAGGTCGAGCCGATGCCCGCGGCCGGCGACCCGGGCGCACTGCCTTCGTTCCTGCTGCCGCGCCTGACCTCGATGGAGGGCAGGCTGCCCGCCCAGCCTGCCGAAGGCATCGAGTGGCCGACCCGCTTCTGGGCCCGGTGCACGCTCTCGCTGCCGGACGACCCGCTGCTGCACGCGGCCACGCTGACCTACCTGTCCGACATCTCGACGGGCCTGGCGCCGCTGCACGACGAGACCCACCAGTCGGGCGCGACGCTGGACCACGCCGTGTGGTTCCACCGCCCGGTCCGCGTGGACGACTGGGTGCTGCTGGACCTGGTGCCGCACAACGTCGCGGGCGGGCGGGGCTGGTACACCGGCAGCATCCACGCCCGCGGCGGCGTGCTGGGCGCGAGTCTCGCGCAGGAGACGCTCTACCGCCGTCGCTGA
- a CDS encoding acyl-CoA dehydrogenase family protein, whose protein sequence is MTDAPTRESGVETDEQFRLRLRAFLTENHPGKRPRGVLDRRAWQKAWLATLYDAGFAGPSWPREYGGMELSFAQQVIYQEEYARARVPGPQGTGLGIAAPTIIKYGTPEQKERFLRPMLRGDEVWAQGYSEPGAGSDLPSLRTTARREAGGEEYVVNGQKVWNTHADHADILFCLVRTGTQESRQKGITYLLIDAHAPGVTVRPLRDLTGGEHFTEIFFNDVRVPVANRIGDENEGWPLVRTSLGHERAAGAMNQAATYRRVVDELIELARERGVASDPGVRDRLADFEIRVRIMRYSGMRTISDILSRGEPGPASSTSRLFITTFEQDLHEFAVDILGPDGLLLRDDPRAVQRGRWVGGFLSTRASTIGAGTAEIQRNTIAEQVLGLPRDPAMPPR, encoded by the coding sequence ATGACCGATGCACCGACCCGGGAGTCCGGGGTCGAGACCGACGAGCAGTTCCGCCTGCGGCTGCGGGCCTTCCTGACGGAGAACCACCCGGGGAAGCGCCCGCGGGGCGTCCTGGACCGGCGCGCCTGGCAGAAGGCGTGGCTGGCCACGCTCTACGACGCCGGCTTCGCCGGGCCGAGCTGGCCGCGCGAGTACGGCGGGATGGAGTTGTCCTTCGCACAGCAGGTGATCTACCAGGAGGAGTACGCGCGAGCGCGGGTGCCCGGTCCACAGGGGACGGGGCTGGGCATCGCCGCGCCCACGATCATCAAGTACGGCACGCCCGAGCAGAAGGAGCGTTTCCTGCGGCCGATGCTGCGCGGCGACGAGGTGTGGGCCCAGGGCTACTCGGAGCCGGGCGCGGGTTCGGACCTCCCGTCGTTGCGCACCACGGCGCGCCGCGAGGCCGGCGGGGAAGAGTACGTCGTCAACGGGCAGAAGGTGTGGAACACCCACGCCGACCACGCCGACATCCTGTTCTGCCTGGTGCGCACCGGAACCCAGGAGTCGCGGCAGAAGGGCATCACCTACCTGCTCATCGACGCGCACGCGCCGGGGGTCACGGTTCGCCCGCTGCGGGACCTCACCGGGGGCGAGCACTTCACCGAGATCTTCTTCAACGACGTGCGGGTGCCGGTGGCGAACCGGATCGGCGATGAGAACGAGGGCTGGCCATTGGTCCGGACCAGTCTCGGCCACGAGCGCGCCGCGGGGGCGATGAACCAGGCCGCGACCTACCGCCGGGTGGTGGACGAGCTGATCGAGCTCGCCCGCGAGCGCGGGGTCGCGAGTGACCCGGGCGTCCGCGATCGGCTGGCGGACTTCGAGATCCGGGTGCGGATCATGCGCTACAGCGGGATGCGCACCATCTCCGACATCCTCTCCCGCGGCGAGCCCGGCCCGGCGTCGTCCACCTCGCGGCTGTTCATCACGACGTTCGAGCAGGATCTGCACGAGTTCGCCGTCGACATCCTGGGCCCGGACGGGCTGTTGCTGCGTGACGACCCGCGGGCCGTGCAACGCGGCCGCTGGGTGGGCGGGTTCCTGTCCACCCGGGCTTCGACGATCGGCGCGGGCACCGCCGAGATCCAGCGGAACACCATCGCCGAACAGGTGCTCGGCCTGCCCCGCGACCCGGCGATGCCGCCGCGATGA
- a CDS encoding acyl-CoA dehydrogenase family protein: protein MTTAFTAEQDDLRASVRAFLADKAPSAAVRRWMDSDEGYDRAVWRQLADQLGLPGLAIPESYGGAGGSAVELGIVLEEMGRTLLPGPYFATVALATQALLASEDEDAKARWLPRIADGSLTATLAVGEDGGSWNLDDVRTTAVADSDAWRVSGAKMFVVDGDSAGLVLVIARADDGLGLFAVEGGTRIRLTALDPTRRLARVELDDVPAVRIVSTMDGLRRALDLAVVALAAEQVGGAQACLDAAVEYAKIRVQFNRPIGSFQAIKHKCANMLLELEAARSAVYHAAAVAGTDELAVAAAVAGSYCAEAYTHIAKENIQIHGGIGYTWEHDAQLYLKRAKASELLFGAPAWHRARLADLVGI from the coding sequence ATGACGACCGCGTTCACCGCCGAGCAGGACGACCTGCGGGCGTCCGTGCGCGCATTCCTGGCGGACAAGGCGCCGAGTGCGGCCGTGCGCCGCTGGATGGACTCCGACGAGGGCTACGACCGTGCCGTGTGGCGGCAGCTGGCGGATCAGCTGGGCCTGCCGGGGCTGGCGATCCCCGAGTCCTACGGCGGCGCGGGCGGCAGCGCCGTCGAGCTCGGCATCGTCCTGGAGGAGATGGGCCGGACCCTGTTGCCGGGACCGTACTTCGCGACCGTCGCGCTCGCCACCCAGGCGCTGCTGGCGAGCGAGGACGAGGATGCCAAGGCCCGCTGGCTGCCCCGGATCGCGGACGGCTCGCTGACCGCGACACTGGCGGTCGGCGAAGACGGCGGTTCCTGGAACCTCGACGACGTCCGGACGACCGCGGTGGCGGACTCGGACGCCTGGCGTGTCAGTGGCGCCAAGATGTTCGTCGTCGACGGCGACTCGGCCGGGCTGGTGCTCGTGATCGCCCGCGCCGACGACGGCCTCGGCCTGTTCGCGGTCGAGGGCGGCACGCGCATCCGGCTGACCGCGCTGGACCCGACCCGCCGGCTGGCGCGGGTGGAGCTCGACGACGTCCCGGCGGTCCGCATCGTGTCCACAATGGATGGTCTGCGGCGGGCCCTCGACCTGGCCGTGGTGGCGCTCGCGGCCGAGCAGGTCGGCGGGGCGCAGGCGTGCCTGGACGCCGCCGTCGAGTACGCCAAGATCCGGGTGCAGTTCAACCGGCCCATCGGCTCGTTCCAGGCCATCAAGCACAAGTGCGCGAACATGCTGCTGGAGCTGGAGGCCGCCCGCTCGGCGGTCTACCACGCCGCCGCGGTCGCCGGGACGGACGAGCTGGCGGTGGCGGCCGCGGTCGCCGGGTCCTACTGCGCGGAGGCCTACACGCACATCGCCAAGGAGAACATCCAGATCCACGGCGGTATCGGCTACACCTGGGAGCACGACGCGCAGCTGTACCTCAAGCGGGCCAAGGCGAGTGAGCTGCTGTTCGGTGCTCCCGCCTGGCACCGCGCACGGCTGGCCGACCTGGTCGGGATCTGA
- a CDS encoding crotonase/enoyl-CoA hydratase family protein: MSDEVLVERRGAVQVITINRPEVKNALNAAVANGVAEAVDELDSSDELWAGVLIGAGGSFSAGMDLKGFLRGESPAIEGRGLCGITQTPPRKPLVGAVEGWALAGGFELLLACDLVVAARTARFGVPEVKRALVAGAGAALLLSRRLPLAIALELLLTGEPFGAERAAQVGLVNRLTDEGGALEGALELAATIAANGPLAVAATKQIARGSGDWTLAEGWDRQAEIMRPVFTSEDAREGATAFAEKRAPVWKGR, encoded by the coding sequence GTGTCGGACGAGGTCCTGGTGGAGCGCCGCGGCGCCGTGCAGGTGATCACGATCAACCGCCCGGAGGTGAAGAACGCGCTCAACGCGGCGGTCGCCAACGGAGTGGCCGAGGCGGTCGACGAGCTCGACTCCTCGGACGAGCTGTGGGCCGGGGTGCTGATCGGGGCGGGTGGCTCGTTCTCCGCGGGGATGGACCTGAAGGGCTTCCTGCGTGGCGAGAGCCCGGCGATCGAGGGACGCGGGCTGTGCGGCATCACCCAGACACCGCCGCGCAAGCCGCTGGTCGGCGCGGTCGAGGGCTGGGCCCTCGCGGGTGGGTTCGAGCTGTTGCTGGCCTGCGATCTGGTGGTCGCGGCCCGGACCGCGCGGTTCGGCGTGCCGGAGGTGAAACGCGCACTGGTCGCCGGTGCCGGTGCCGCGTTGCTGCTGTCCCGCAGGCTGCCGCTGGCGATCGCGCTCGAGCTGCTGCTCACCGGCGAGCCGTTCGGGGCCGAGCGGGCCGCGCAGGTGGGCCTGGTGAACCGCCTCACCGACGAAGGCGGCGCGCTGGAGGGCGCACTCGAGCTGGCCGCCACGATCGCGGCCAACGGGCCGCTCGCGGTCGCGGCCACGAAACAGATCGCCCGCGGCAGCGGGGACTGGACGCTGGCCGAGGGCTGGGACCGCCAGGCCGAGATCATGCGCCCGGTGTTCACCTCCGAGGACGCCAGGGAAGGCGCCACGGCGTTCGCCGAGAAGCGGGCGCCCGTCTGGAAGGGCCGCTGA
- a CDS encoding nuclear transport factor 2 family protein, translating to MEMWELSAREQIRDSIAAYTHAGDRGRLADLAAVFTEDGVLHVKGREPAEGREAIVRMLSGAVARGARPDADGRTKLVRHFIANVAFEEVSPAEIRTAAYFLVVTAEGPDHWGRYRDRHVPVDGRWRIVHRYVRVDASSPTSTFPG from the coding sequence ATGGAGATGTGGGAACTGAGCGCGCGCGAGCAGATCCGGGACAGCATCGCCGCGTACACCCATGCGGGCGATCGCGGCCGGCTGGCCGACCTCGCCGCCGTGTTCACCGAAGACGGCGTCCTCCACGTGAAGGGGCGCGAACCGGCCGAAGGCCGCGAGGCGATCGTGCGGATGCTTTCCGGCGCCGTCGCGCGCGGCGCGCGACCGGACGCCGACGGACGCACGAAACTCGTCCGGCACTTCATCGCCAACGTGGCCTTCGAGGAGGTCTCCCCGGCGGAGATCCGCACGGCCGCGTACTTCCTCGTGGTCACCGCCGAGGGCCCCGATCACTGGGGCCGCTACCGCGACCGGCACGTGCCGGTCGACGGACGGTGGCGGATAGTCCACCGCTACGTCCGGGTCGATGCCAGCTCACCCACCTCCACGTTCCCCGGCTGA
- a CDS encoding DUF2889 domain-containing protein — protein MGNQVFLGPLPPRHGVHEPTGGSPPRAPGSVRRTVTTDMLRPDGIRGRLELVGRGRDLRTGPDGSPVELGRASFEAVVDFTGGWQLLELSTDPGHPSLQRLAGTSVGAGFRARVLDAEPGLGSLLHQLLDDVPVTTLVSGHAYAAAVAAEPRQRLGLAGRPTFGRDMCAGFADGGTIMADVDALGRAPVVTGPAAPSLLNADPHAWHGVPPLPPHAMRRSRRIDVRPGPVSTVDVLYRDSYVRPDGLETVIHEYTVAMEIENGARETFTGTSTCTHLNDTLRALEDVPILLESARG, from the coding sequence TTGGGGAACCAGGTCTTCCTCGGCCCGCTGCCTCCACGGCACGGCGTCCACGAACCCACCGGCGGCAGCCCGCCACGAGCGCCCGGAAGCGTTCGCCGCACGGTCACCACGGACATGCTCCGCCCCGACGGCATCCGAGGGCGCCTCGAGCTGGTCGGCCGCGGGCGCGACCTGCGGACCGGCCCCGACGGCAGTCCCGTCGAACTCGGGCGCGCGTCCTTCGAAGCGGTCGTGGACTTCACGGGCGGCTGGCAGCTACTGGAGCTCTCCACCGACCCAGGACACCCCTCGCTCCAGCGGCTCGCCGGCACGAGCGTGGGCGCCGGCTTCCGGGCCCGGGTGCTCGACGCCGAACCCGGGCTGGGCAGCCTGCTGCACCAGCTGCTCGACGACGTACCCGTGACGACGCTGGTGTCCGGTCACGCCTACGCCGCGGCGGTGGCCGCCGAGCCTAGGCAGCGGCTCGGCCTGGCCGGGCGCCCCACGTTCGGGCGCGACATGTGCGCCGGGTTCGCCGACGGGGGCACGATCATGGCCGATGTCGACGCCCTCGGCCGGGCACCCGTCGTCACCGGCCCCGCCGCACCATCGCTGCTCAACGCCGACCCGCACGCCTGGCACGGCGTCCCGCCGCTGCCGCCGCACGCGATGCGCCGGTCCCGGCGGATCGACGTCCGGCCCGGTCCCGTGTCCACTGTGGACGTCCTGTACCGCGACTCCTACGTGCGGCCCGACGGCCTGGAGACGGTGATCCACGAGTACACCGTGGCGATGGAGATCGAAAACGGCGCCAGGGAGACCTTCACCGGCACCTCGACCTGCACCCACCTCAACGACACCCTGCGCGCGCTGGAGGACGTGCCGATACTCCTGGAGTCGGCACGCGGCTGA